TCCTGCCCGCGGCTCCCGCCGCCACCGACGTGAAGCCGCTGTTGCTGCGCCTCGCCGGCCTCACCTGAGCCGCTCCGGACCCCCAAGTCCCGCCACCCCCCAGACCTTCCCGAGGAGCCCACCATGACGTACGACCCCGAGCGCACCCGCGACCTCGCCCGGAAGCTCGCCCGCCGCAGATTCCTCGGCGTCGCCGCCGGCACCACCGCCGCGGCCCTGCTCGGCGCGCGGACCGCCGCCGCCGAGCCTGCGGCCGCCCCCGCGGCACACGGCCGGCGCCGGCTGCTGCCACCCGGCAGGCTCGGCATCCAGCTCTACACCCTGCGCGACCAGACCGGATCGCTGGGCTTCGCCCGGGTCTTCGAGGAACTCGCCCGCTACCACTACGACGAGGTCGAGTTCGCCGGCTACACCCAGGGCAGCGCGGGCGCCATCAGCCTCGCCCAGCTCAAGCGCCTGATGCGGGACAACGGCCTGCGCGGCGTCGGCAGCCACGTCGGCTACTCCTCCACCGACCCCAAGGCGTACACCTTCGCCACCCAGCTGACCCAGGTCCTCGACGACGCCGAGGCGCTCGGCCTGCCGCACATCGGCACCCCCTCCAGCCCGGACCGCTACGGCAACACGGTCGACGCCTGGAAGCGCGCCGCCGAGGAATTCAACACCTACGGTGCCGCCGCGAAGGCCCGTGGGATGCGCTTCTACCACCACAACCACGCCGAAGAATTCTCCTTCGCCACCGACA
This Streptomyces decoyicus DNA region includes the following protein-coding sequences:
- a CDS encoding sugar phosphate isomerase/epimerase family protein, yielding MTYDPERTRDLARKLARRRFLGVAAGTTAAALLGARTAAAEPAAAPAAHGRRRLLPPGRLGIQLYTLRDQTGSLGFARVFEELARYHYDEVEFAGYTQGSAGAISLAQLKRLMRDNGLRGVGSHVGYSSTDPKAYTFATQLTQVLDDAEALGLPHIGTPSSPDRYGNTVDAWKRAAEEFNTYGAAAKARGMRFYHHNHAEEFSFATDNPRVRLYDVLLAETDPELVFLEMDIYWAYVAQYRFSRRPDGTPAPFEPLDYVLKAPHRYPLFHVKDGEHDTAAQDGYHMTDVGDGDIDYGRFLATVYRRNGHGHRDHHWIVERDDAVDPAANPAGSLSTAARSARHLRHLRG